A single region of the Streptomyces vilmorinianum genome encodes:
- a CDS encoding DinB family protein has protein sequence MPLMTSVEHTARTEPSTTAGEREMLEGWLDYHRQTLALKCEGLDGAQLRTASAPPSGLSLLGLVRHMAEVERGWFRRILAGDRPGRIYSTEEDPDRAFHVTEADTWEEAYATWQAEVDQARAIAAAHGLDDLGAGKHRSGETFSLRWIYTHMIEEYARHNGHADLLRERIDGATGD, from the coding sequence ATGCCCCTCATGACCTCTGTGGAACACACCGCACGCACCGAGCCGTCGACCACCGCGGGCGAGCGCGAGATGCTCGAGGGCTGGCTGGACTACCACCGACAGACGCTCGCCCTGAAGTGCGAGGGACTCGACGGGGCGCAGCTGCGCACGGCCTCCGCACCGCCCTCCGGCCTCAGCCTGCTCGGCCTCGTCCGCCACATGGCGGAGGTGGAGCGCGGCTGGTTCCGGCGGATCCTCGCCGGCGACCGGCCGGGCCGGATCTACAGCACCGAGGAGGACCCGGACCGCGCCTTCCACGTCACCGAGGCCGACACCTGGGAGGAGGCGTACGCCACCTGGCAGGCGGAAGTCGACCAGGCCCGGGCCATCGCGGCGGCCCACGGCCTCGACGACCTGGGCGCGGGCAAGCACCGCAGCGGCGAGACGTTCAGTCTGCGCTGGATCTACACCCACATGATCGAGGAGTACGCGCGGCAC